The genomic stretch ACGGGCTAGACGGGGAGAGGGAGAAGGGGTAGACAGGTTCTTTCCCGATGAAAAACATCGTTTACTTCGACCTCGAAACCCAGAGAAGCGCCGCCGAAGTCGGAGGCTGGCAGAACAAGCGCGAGATGAAGATGTCGGTCGGCGTGACCTACAGCACCGCCGCCGAGGCCTACCGCATCTATCCCGAGGAGGAGGCCGAGGAGCTGATCAAGGAACTCCGCCGGGCCGACTGCGTCGTCGGGTTCAACATCCTCAATTTCGACTTCCAGGTACTGGAGGCCTACACCCTCTTCGACCTCGGTACCGTCGCCGCCCTCGACCTCATGGTCGA from Verrucomicrobium sp. GAS474 encodes the following:
- a CDS encoding ribonuclease H-like domain-containing protein yields the protein MKNIVYFDLETQRSAAEVGGWQNKREMKMSVGVTYSTAAEAYRIYPEEEAEELIKELRRADCVVGFNILNFDFQVLEAYTLFDLGTVAALDLMVDVEKSLGRRLGLDAIASETLGVGKTGHGTDALKWWKEGRMMEIAEYCCYDVKATKLVHEFGASRGQVYYMNDRTKRREAIAVGGWKIE